In Stieleria varia, one genomic interval encodes:
- a CDS encoding PH domain-containing protein produces MTQTNHRTNQVYESAVDWWVWPVLLAAPLICLGSAGLLLSQGKTQDAITVLFVGTGSILLTGMFTVPCRYTILSDSLTIRCGILFYRVPFEKIQSVELSGSWLSGPALSLRRVKVSTPSRFHLVSPKDRELFIEHLNSAIANFQAKSRS; encoded by the coding sequence GTGACCCAAACGAACCATCGGACCAATCAAGTTTATGAGTCGGCAGTGGACTGGTGGGTCTGGCCGGTCTTGTTGGCTGCACCGTTGATTTGTCTCGGTTCGGCAGGCCTTCTGCTTTCACAAGGTAAGACGCAAGACGCGATCACGGTCTTGTTCGTCGGGACGGGGTCCATCCTATTAACGGGGATGTTTACGGTGCCTTGTCGCTACACGATTCTGTCGGACTCGTTGACGATTCGCTGTGGCATCCTGTTCTATCGTGTCCCATTCGAAAAGATTCAATCGGTCGAATTGTCGGGCAGTTGGCTCAGCGGTCCCGCCCTCTCGCTACGGCGAGTGAAAGTCAGTACGCCTTCGCGATTTCATTTGGTTTCGCCCAAAGACCGTGAGCTGTTCATCGAGCATCTCAACTCGGCCATCGCGAATTTTCAAGCCAAGAGCCGCTCGTAG
- a CDS encoding family 16 glycoside hydrolase: MNRVSTTHLSFPFVFFLTLLISPFAGSVLGAETEKTPIKTLIIDGQNNHKWQTTTPLIQQTLVGTGLFQVDVATTPGKGGDMNSFAPNFADYDLVVSNYNGEPWSEETQAAFEQFVAEGGGFVCVHAADNAFSNWRAYNRMIGLGGWGGRNEKSGPYVRWNDDKKTFVRNTEPGRGGSHGKRTPFMIVVRDSQHPITAGLPSSWMQTEDELYALLRGPAENMHVLATAQSDTSTGGSGNHEPILMTIQYGGGRCFHTTLGHDVTAMQGLAFQVSLARGAEWAATGTVTQGPVSESMLTSETPAVRDPAAPASSSEPSDDDTADADAQTDVPGDEKIPDITAAGWTPLFNSTDLTGWTQKNGTATFRVQDGVIVGKTAIGSPNSFLCTEKNFGDFELTFEVKVDEGLNSGVQIRSQSKPDYKSGRVHGPQVEIENAPGESGYLYSEGTGRNWITKEHPVLDAFRNGQWNRYTVRARGTRLQTWVNDVPIADIRDPDSSLSGFLGLQVHGIKEGEGPYEVRWRDLRVRELKSQP, translated from the coding sequence ATGAATCGAGTCTCGACGACGCACCTGTCCTTTCCCTTCGTTTTTTTCCTGACTTTGCTGATCAGCCCTTTTGCCGGAAGTGTGCTAGGTGCAGAAACGGAGAAAACGCCGATCAAGACGCTCATTATCGATGGGCAGAACAATCACAAGTGGCAGACCACGACGCCACTGATTCAGCAAACGTTGGTCGGCACCGGGTTGTTTCAAGTCGATGTGGCAACAACCCCCGGCAAAGGTGGCGACATGAATTCATTTGCCCCGAACTTCGCGGACTACGACCTCGTTGTTTCCAACTACAACGGCGAACCCTGGAGCGAGGAAACGCAAGCGGCCTTTGAGCAGTTCGTCGCCGAGGGAGGCGGTTTCGTTTGTGTTCACGCAGCCGACAACGCTTTCTCGAATTGGCGGGCGTACAACCGCATGATCGGTCTGGGAGGTTGGGGTGGCCGAAATGAAAAGAGCGGTCCCTACGTTCGTTGGAACGATGACAAGAAAACGTTTGTGCGAAACACCGAACCAGGTCGCGGCGGTTCTCACGGCAAACGCACGCCGTTCATGATCGTCGTTCGAGACAGCCAGCATCCGATCACGGCCGGTTTGCCAAGTTCGTGGATGCAAACGGAAGACGAATTGTACGCACTACTACGAGGTCCTGCGGAGAACATGCATGTGCTGGCCACCGCGCAGAGCGACACATCGACCGGCGGCAGTGGAAACCACGAACCCATCCTGATGACGATTCAATATGGCGGCGGCCGATGTTTTCACACCACCCTGGGCCACGATGTAACGGCCATGCAAGGGCTCGCGTTTCAGGTCTCTCTCGCTCGTGGAGCCGAATGGGCGGCCACGGGCACCGTGACTCAAGGCCCGGTCAGCGAATCGATGCTCACCAGCGAAACACCCGCCGTGCGAGACCCCGCAGCACCGGCATCCTCCAGTGAGCCATCGGACGACGATACAGCGGATGCCGACGCACAAACAGATGTCCCCGGCGACGAGAAAATCCCCGACATCACCGCCGCTGGTTGGACGCCACTGTTCAACAGCACGGACCTCACCGGTTGGACACAAAAGAACGGCACGGCAACCTTTCGAGTCCAAGACGGCGTGATCGTCGGAAAGACCGCGATCGGTAGCCCGAATTCCTTTCTATGCACGGAAAAAAACTTCGGCGATTTTGAGTTGACCTTTGAGGTCAAAGTCGACGAGGGACTCAACAGTGGCGTGCAGATTCGTTCACAGAGCAAACCCGATTACAAGTCCGGCCGCGTTCACGGTCCGCAAGTGGAAATCGAAAACGCACCTGGGGAATCGGGGTATCTCTACAGCGAGGGCACGGGGCGAAACTGGATCACAAAAGAGCATCCTGTGCTGGATGCGTTTCGCAACGGCCAATGGAATCGTTACACCGTCCGAGCCCGTGGAACTCGTTTACAAACTTGGGTCAACGATGTCCCCATTGCCGACATTCGCGACCCAGACTCCAGCCTGAGCGGTTTCCTGGGTCTACAGGTCCATGGCATCAAAGAAGGTGAGGGCCCCTACGAAGTCCGTTGGCGTGACCTGCGTGTCCGTGAATTGAAATCGCAGCCCTGA
- a CDS encoding group II intron maturase-specific domain-containing protein: MLQRSGRFSWLPSGLVPVEAGRSLAISSRVHPVATGTRPVGRWGSIGLRCRSQSVGFTTGTRPVGVWSNRTNGNSYADDFVIFTKTEAASQRVYASVERFLTDRLKLTVNHDKSNIRKTDGLEYVGYEFRGYGGQIRVSGKKLKAFKERASEILSRNRGVSMELRYKAFASYARGWLGYFALDQMKTTFTNLDKCPKTDQRRPSGTRLLLETVAEIEDPSEETDVVGRVLSCRSWLCDERQGLVLVGRQSVFPRRQVSSELYPTSIWPLRACLFLKSAGYRLHP, from the coding sequence GTGCTACAAAGAAGCGGTCGATTCTCTTGGCTCCCCTCCGGACTCGTGCCGGTGGAAGCAGGACGATCACTGGCCATCTCAAGTCGCGTTCATCCCGTTGCCACTGGCACGAGGCCAGTGGGGAGATGGGGTTCGATTGGCCTGCGGTGTCGTAGCCAGTCAGTCGGATTCACCACCGGCACGAGGCCGGTTGGAGTCTGGTCAAATCGAACGAATGGTAACAGCTATGCGGACGACTTCGTGATTTTCACGAAGACGGAAGCGGCGTCGCAACGTGTGTACGCGAGCGTTGAACGCTTCTTGACCGACCGATTGAAGTTGACCGTCAACCACGACAAGAGCAACATCCGCAAAACGGATGGGCTTGAGTACGTGGGCTATGAGTTTCGTGGCTACGGCGGCCAAATACGGGTCAGTGGTAAGAAGCTGAAGGCATTCAAAGAGCGTGCCTCGGAGATCTTAAGTAGAAACCGAGGCGTCTCGATGGAATTGCGTTACAAGGCTTTCGCATCCTACGCACGGGGCTGGTTAGGGTACTTCGCGTTGGATCAAATGAAGACAACGTTCACCAACTTGGACAAATGCCCCAAAACTGATCAACGCAGGCCGTCGGGTACGCGCCTGTTACTGGAAACAGTGGCGGAAATCGAAGACCCGTCTGAAGAAACTGATGTCGTTGGGCGTGTCTTATCGTGTCGCTCGTGGCTTTGCGATGAGCGGCAAGGGCTCGTGTTGGTTGGCAGGCAGAGCGTCTTTCCACGACGTCAGGTGTCCAGTGAGCTTTATCCAACGAGTATCTGGCCGCTGAGGGCTTGTTTATTCTTGAAGAGTGCTGGCTATCGCTTGCATCCTTGA
- the asnB gene encoding asparagine synthase (glutamine-hydrolyzing): protein MCGITGSVWRRDELAIGESQLQRMTDAITHRGPDEHGQWLCPNHRDAYGQNVGIALGFRRLSIIDVQGAHQPLSSENGNVRVVFNGEIYNYQTLRRRLEGTGHQFTTSGDGESIVHLYEDIGTDCFAQLNGMFAIAIWDAKRNRLVLARDRIGQKPLFYAATSDRIVFGSELKSLHAVPGVCNEIDPGAIDEFLTYQYIPHPGTIWKGVRKLSPGHFLIYQDGKVTVERYWDFDPAYEKEISAAQARERLSELLTDSVRLRLQSDVPLGSFLSGGIDSSLITAIAQSLRDEPVRTFSIGFPVADFDETAYAAKVASHLGTEHQRFEVQPHGVEIIDKLVWHYDEPFGDSSAVPTWYLSELTRKQVTVALSGDGGDELFAGYERYRALWLSQRMQRWFPVHKIPGASLLQRLPDSNKRRSIIRRGKRFLEAMGETAPRRYMNWLQIFPESLRADLYTDEFVQTLPGDDPFDFLQSAWARSNKRDDVTRASISDILTYLPCDLCTKVDIASMAHGLEVRQPMLDHRVVEFAASLPVHHKFRGKRGKLILQDTFGSMIPSSIFTRKKMGFGIPIANWFRSELKPMVHDTLLADDAKISPFLRIDAVREMVRQHEQSEQNHGYRLWNLLILEKWLRHWT from the coding sequence ATGTGTGGGATCACAGGCAGTGTTTGGCGGCGCGATGAACTAGCGATTGGCGAAAGCCAGTTGCAGCGAATGACCGATGCGATCACGCATCGCGGACCGGATGAACACGGGCAATGGTTGTGCCCCAATCATCGTGATGCTTACGGCCAAAATGTCGGTATCGCACTCGGTTTCCGTCGTCTTTCGATCATCGATGTACAAGGAGCCCACCAGCCGTTATCCAGTGAAAACGGCAATGTCCGTGTGGTCTTCAATGGTGAGATCTACAACTACCAGACTCTGCGCCGTCGCTTGGAAGGCACCGGGCACCAATTCACGACCTCTGGCGACGGTGAGTCGATCGTCCACCTCTACGAAGACATCGGGACGGATTGTTTCGCACAGCTCAACGGCATGTTTGCGATCGCCATTTGGGACGCGAAACGAAATCGTTTGGTTCTGGCCCGTGACCGAATCGGGCAAAAACCGCTCTTCTACGCCGCGACCAGTGACCGCATTGTTTTTGGCAGCGAACTGAAATCGTTGCACGCCGTCCCCGGTGTTTGCAATGAAATCGATCCGGGTGCCATCGACGAGTTCCTGACGTACCAGTACATCCCGCACCCGGGGACCATTTGGAAAGGCGTTCGCAAGCTCTCTCCAGGTCACTTCTTGATCTACCAGGACGGGAAAGTCACTGTTGAGCGATACTGGGATTTTGACCCCGCGTATGAAAAAGAAATCTCTGCCGCCCAAGCACGCGAACGTCTTTCGGAACTGCTCACCGACTCCGTTCGATTGCGTCTGCAAAGCGACGTGCCGCTGGGATCATTTTTGTCGGGCGGCATCGATTCTTCATTGATCACCGCCATCGCACAATCACTGCGTGACGAACCCGTTCGCACATTCAGCATCGGATTCCCCGTCGCGGATTTTGATGAAACGGCCTACGCCGCGAAAGTCGCCTCACACTTGGGGACCGAGCATCAACGGTTCGAGGTGCAACCGCATGGCGTTGAGATCATCGACAAATTGGTGTGGCACTACGACGAACCGTTTGGTGATTCCTCAGCCGTTCCGACTTGGTATCTGTCCGAACTGACGCGAAAGCAGGTGACCGTGGCATTGTCGGGCGACGGTGGGGATGAATTGTTTGCCGGCTACGAACGCTATCGCGCCCTTTGGCTCAGCCAGCGAATGCAACGTTGGTTTCCCGTTCACAAGATCCCGGGGGCGAGCCTCTTGCAGCGTTTGCCGGACAGCAACAAACGGCGTTCGATCATTCGACGCGGGAAACGATTCCTTGAAGCAATGGGAGAGACCGCGCCACGACGCTACATGAATTGGCTACAGATTTTTCCCGAGTCTTTGCGTGCAGATTTGTACACGGACGAATTCGTGCAAACCTTGCCGGGCGACGATCCATTTGATTTCTTGCAATCCGCTTGGGCACGTTCCAACAAACGAGATGACGTCACCCGAGCCAGCATCTCCGACATCCTGACTTACTTGCCATGTGACCTGTGTACCAAAGTGGACATCGCATCAATGGCTCACGGACTGGAGGTTCGCCAACCGATGCTGGATCATCGAGTGGTGGAGTTCGCCGCATCATTGCCTGTGCATCACAAATTCCGTGGCAAACGTGGCAAGTTGATCCTGCAAGATACCTTCGGGTCGATGATCCCTTCATCCATTTTCACTCGCAAAAAGATGGGATTTGGCATCCCGATTGCGAATTGGTTTCGGAGCGAACTCAAGCCGATGGTGCACGACACGTTGCTTGCCGACGATGCAAAGATTTCGCCGTTCCTGCGGATCGACGCGGTTCGCGAGATGGTCCGTCAACATGAACAAAGCGAGCAGAACCACGGCTATCGTTTGTGGAACCTGCTCATTCTGGAAAAGTGGCTTCGTCACTGGACGTGA
- a CDS encoding di-heme oxidoredictase family protein, which produces MSVSPDAVASGKLLFEKQWTSGNPSLGHDGLGPLFNAASCADCHHQGGTGGSGDATRNAVTVGIEKLRITGGPIDDDVISNMVKLFHPGFIQPDGLMVNTLALHHHGGTPSFQQARELFLSASDAVYSNNGGPADAPEVRMAVMNPIHFKQEMGGFALEVNARVFSRNTPALFGSGLIDQVPDKLLKSQVNAQKRHPEISGRLATLPDGRIGKFGWRGNIATLLDFNDQACAAELGLKTKRKEQPLDPTLPHYRNPTVDIDDNGIRSLTAFVSALPTPTRMIPRESEHQANALRGEQQFAAVGCAICHVPQMGPAQGIYSDLLLHDMGPYLYDLNHAEPEIIRITPVTEVIQASSFAEVSTATGSYGGQTTAITLSTETRTTRTPSRPREFLFVAPSSISESMRIVPLGTKKLSDDANDPVLQKHARIHLQPTLFNQEWRTPPLWGLRDSAPYMHDGRAETVLEAIAMHDGEAAGTRDRFLSLPLPDRQAILAFLDTFVAQAPNPIDN; this is translated from the coding sequence ATGTCCGTTTCACCAGACGCCGTTGCATCGGGAAAATTGCTCTTTGAAAAGCAATGGACATCTGGGAATCCATCATTGGGCCATGATGGATTGGGGCCTCTCTTCAACGCCGCATCTTGCGCCGACTGTCATCATCAAGGGGGAACGGGAGGTTCGGGTGACGCGACCCGCAATGCGGTCACCGTCGGAATCGAGAAACTGCGAATCACCGGCGGTCCGATAGACGATGATGTGATCAGCAACATGGTGAAACTGTTTCATCCAGGTTTCATTCAGCCAGACGGTTTGATGGTGAACACGCTTGCTCTGCATCATCACGGCGGAACACCTAGCTTTCAACAAGCACGAGAGCTATTTCTCTCAGCATCCGACGCGGTGTACTCCAACAATGGCGGACCAGCCGATGCGCCCGAAGTCCGCATGGCTGTGATGAATCCGATTCACTTTAAACAAGAGATGGGAGGGTTCGCCCTTGAAGTCAACGCAAGAGTATTCTCGCGAAACACGCCGGCATTGTTTGGGTCAGGTCTGATCGATCAAGTGCCGGACAAATTGCTCAAGAGTCAAGTCAACGCGCAGAAACGCCATCCTGAGATCAGCGGTCGCTTGGCGACGCTGCCCGATGGTCGAATCGGCAAGTTTGGTTGGCGCGGGAACATTGCCACGTTGTTGGATTTCAATGACCAAGCGTGCGCGGCAGAGCTGGGATTGAAGACGAAACGAAAGGAACAACCGCTCGATCCGACGTTGCCCCATTATCGCAATCCAACGGTGGACATCGATGACAACGGAATTCGCTCCTTGACTGCGTTTGTCTCCGCCCTTCCCACGCCGACTCGCATGATTCCGCGCGAGTCAGAGCATCAAGCAAACGCACTCAGGGGAGAGCAACAGTTTGCCGCCGTCGGCTGCGCGATCTGCCACGTACCGCAGATGGGCCCGGCGCAGGGAATCTATTCTGATCTCTTGTTGCACGACATGGGGCCGTATCTGTACGACTTGAATCACGCCGAACCAGAAATCATTCGCATCACTCCAGTCACCGAGGTCATTCAAGCAAGCTCGTTCGCAGAAGTGTCGACTGCGACCGGTTCCTACGGCGGCCAAACCACCGCCATCACGCTCAGTACTGAAACAAGAACGACGCGAACGCCATCACGACCTCGCGAGTTCCTGTTCGTCGCTCCCAGTTCGATAAGCGAAAGCATGAGAATCGTGCCATTGGGTACTAAGAAACTTTCTGACGACGCCAATGATCCCGTCCTGCAAAAGCATGCCAGAATTCATCTACAACCGACCCTTTTCAACCAAGAATGGCGGACACCTCCATTGTGGGGACTAAGAGATTCAGCACCCTACATGCATGACGGACGCGCCGAGACGGTGCTGGAAGCCATCGCGATGCACGATGGCGAAGCTGCGGGCACACGCGATCGATTCCTCAGCCTACCTTTGCCCGATCGACAAGCCATCCTGGCGTTTTTGGACACCTTCGTCGCTCAAGCCCCAAACCCGATTGACAACTAA
- a CDS encoding deoxyribonuclease I, with translation MGDETRSSRLPSTLIVLALVGGGFYFLSRYQVTGLDAISVRPRANVQDADHNDDGYGNPLGDSTMFVGITREPGLDSFDNPFDAPLIRNDAVLADLAPSAADELVTSRIRRIRNLRIGSWALNGFGPSKLNNDLARRNIVRIAHQFDVLALQEISTPERDIIPRLVDTLNEGGRSYEYVLGETTGPHGYPEQLAILFDTETVRVDRTQVYSVADPGGNMTYAPLVAWFRAARPKPQNAWTFSIVNVHINLQRAGAEVALMPGLFQSVRSDGRGEDDVVMLGLLQADDRYMIPQIMGDNMVASVRSVPTDIFGRHQTGNVLIDPVPTSEYLGRGGALDFLRNYNLSISEAETVSSQLPVFAEFSAIEGGEL, from the coding sequence ATGGGTGACGAAACACGCTCCAGTCGTCTACCGAGCACTCTGATCGTGCTTGCGCTCGTCGGTGGCGGGTTCTATTTCCTCAGTCGCTATCAAGTCACCGGACTGGACGCGATCTCGGTCCGACCTCGCGCCAACGTGCAAGATGCGGATCACAACGACGACGGCTACGGCAACCCCTTGGGGGATTCGACCATGTTTGTGGGGATCACCCGCGAACCGGGCCTGGACTCGTTCGACAATCCCTTCGACGCACCGTTGATTCGCAACGACGCCGTACTGGCCGATCTGGCACCCTCTGCCGCTGACGAACTGGTCACGTCCCGCATCCGACGCATTCGGAATCTGCGAATCGGCTCATGGGCTCTTAACGGATTCGGCCCGTCTAAACTCAATAACGACCTCGCCCGCCGAAACATTGTCCGCATCGCACACCAATTCGACGTGCTGGCATTGCAAGAAATCAGCACCCCGGAACGCGACATCATCCCTCGCTTGGTCGATACTCTCAACGAAGGCGGCCGAAGTTACGAATACGTGCTGGGTGAAACGACGGGACCGCACGGCTATCCGGAGCAACTGGCGATTCTTTTCGACACGGAAACGGTCCGCGTCGATCGCACCCAGGTCTACAGCGTTGCCGATCCCGGCGGAAACATGACCTACGCGCCCTTGGTCGCTTGGTTTCGTGCGGCACGCCCCAAGCCGCAAAACGCTTGGACGTTCAGTATCGTCAATGTCCACATCAACTTGCAGCGTGCCGGCGCAGAGGTTGCCCTGATGCCAGGGCTGTTTCAATCGGTTCGGTCCGACGGACGCGGCGAAGACGACGTGGTGATGCTCGGGCTGCTACAAGCGGACGATCGGTACATGATTCCGCAAATCATGGGCGACAACATGGTCGCTTCGGTTCGCAGCGTACCGACGGATATCTTTGGCCGACATCAGACGGGCAACGTCTTGATCGATCCCGTACCCACGAGCGAGTACCTCGGACGCGGCGGCGCGTTGGATTTCTTGCGAAATTACAACCTCAGCATCTCCGAAGCCGAAACGGTCAGCAGCCAGCTGCCCGTCTTTGCCGAATTCTCGGCAATCGAAGGCGGCGAGCTTTAG
- the hemB gene encoding porphobilinogen synthase, with amino-acid sequence MFDFARSPYPMTRMRRIRRHDWSRRLVAEHALGVNDLIWPLFVHDGQQPIDVESLPGVQRLSVDGVCRAAEQACGWGIPAIAIFPATPAELKTEEAREAVNPQNLVCRTVRKIKAAVGDSLGVICDVALDPYSIHGHDGIVRDGDVVNDETVEVLKQQAVVQADAGCDIIAPSDMMDGRIGAIRQALESNGHTNVHIMSYAAKYASAFYGPFRDAVGSKGNLAGASKKTYQQSPSQTDEALHEVALDLAEGADSVMVKPGMPYLDIVARVKSTFGVPTFAYQVSGEYAMLAAAAERGWLDKEATVLESLLAFKRAGADGVLTYWAPQVAQWLHRDVQDQ; translated from the coding sequence ATGTTTGACTTTGCCAGATCGCCGTACCCGATGACTCGAATGCGTCGGATTCGTCGGCACGATTGGTCGAGGCGATTGGTCGCCGAACACGCGTTGGGCGTGAACGATCTGATTTGGCCGTTGTTCGTACATGACGGTCAACAACCGATCGACGTGGAGAGCCTGCCGGGAGTGCAGCGACTGAGCGTCGATGGTGTTTGTCGGGCGGCCGAGCAAGCGTGCGGTTGGGGCATTCCAGCGATCGCTATTTTTCCCGCGACACCGGCCGAATTGAAAACAGAGGAAGCCCGCGAAGCGGTCAATCCCCAAAACTTGGTTTGCCGTACCGTGCGTAAGATCAAAGCCGCCGTGGGCGACTCGCTGGGGGTCATCTGCGATGTTGCCTTGGATCCCTACAGCATTCACGGCCACGACGGAATCGTTCGTGATGGGGATGTGGTCAATGATGAAACGGTAGAGGTCCTGAAACAACAAGCGGTGGTGCAAGCCGATGCGGGATGCGACATCATTGCACCCAGTGACATGATGGACGGGCGGATCGGTGCGATCCGCCAAGCTTTGGAATCCAACGGACATACCAACGTCCACATCATGTCGTACGCGGCCAAATACGCCAGTGCGTTCTACGGGCCGTTTCGCGATGCAGTGGGCAGCAAGGGGAATCTCGCCGGTGCCAGCAAGAAGACTTATCAACAGTCGCCGTCGCAGACCGATGAAGCGTTGCACGAGGTCGCGTTGGATCTAGCGGAAGGTGCCGATAGTGTGATGGTCAAACCCGGGATGCCCTACTTGGACATCGTCGCACGAGTGAAGTCCACGTTCGGTGTCCCCACGTTTGCCTACCAAGTCAGCGGTGAGTACGCGATGCTGGCCGCGGCGGCCGAGCGAGGTTGGTTGGACAAGGAAGCGACGGTGCTGGAAAGCCTGCTGGCGTTCAAACGCGCCGGTGCCGACGGCGTGCTGACTTACTGGGCACCCCAAGTCGCCCAATGGCTGCACCGAGATGTCCAGGATCAGTGA
- the odhB gene encoding 2-oxoglutarate dehydrogenase complex dihydrolipoyllysine-residue succinyltransferase yields MSKEVNVEIPTVGESITEVQLGTWLKSEGDWVASGEDLLEIETEKASVQLPSPADGFLESITKQSEEFAKVGEVIAKIRVAPSPGGGDGGETAGSAPAESSPSSGATASGASSTGASSSAGASIIMPAAQRLLTEYGLNAGDIKATGPGGRLLKEDVEAHLSKSAPSAPAAAGLTAPKPAAAAPAKPSGPPRPTSLVTSDPPHRSEEVKPLSMLRRTIAARLVQAQQNAALLTTFNEIDMKPVMEIRQKYKDAFLKKHGVKLGFMSFFAKASVEALRRYPAVNAEIREDNAIFRNYQDIGIAIGGGKGLVVPILRNVERMSFAEVEWSIGDFAQQAGENRLQPEDLIGGTFTISNGGIYGSLLSTPIVNPPQSGILGLHSIQDRPVAIDGKVEIRPMMYVALTYDHRIVDGREAVGFLKTIKEVIEDPARLFLEL; encoded by the coding sequence GTGAGCAAAGAAGTCAACGTTGAGATTCCCACCGTGGGTGAGTCGATCACGGAAGTCCAACTGGGAACGTGGTTGAAATCCGAAGGCGACTGGGTCGCGTCGGGGGAAGACCTGCTGGAAATTGAAACCGAAAAGGCGTCCGTTCAATTGCCTTCGCCCGCCGACGGATTCTTGGAGAGCATCACCAAGCAATCCGAGGAGTTTGCCAAGGTCGGCGAAGTCATCGCCAAGATCCGAGTCGCCCCGAGTCCCGGTGGCGGTGACGGTGGTGAGACTGCCGGCTCGGCACCGGCCGAATCCAGCCCCTCAAGTGGCGCTACTGCATCCGGTGCATCTTCCACCGGTGCATCTTCATCCGCCGGCGCGTCCATCATCATGCCCGCCGCCCAGCGTTTGTTGACCGAGTACGGCCTCAATGCTGGGGACATCAAAGCGACGGGCCCAGGAGGACGGCTGTTGAAGGAAGATGTCGAGGCTCACTTGAGCAAGTCGGCGCCCTCCGCCCCTGCCGCCGCCGGGCTCACGGCTCCAAAACCTGCTGCCGCTGCTCCTGCAAAGCCCAGTGGGCCGCCGCGACCAACCTCCTTGGTCACCAGCGACCCGCCGCACCGCAGTGAGGAAGTCAAGCCGCTGAGCATGCTGCGTCGAACGATCGCCGCTCGCTTGGTTCAAGCTCAGCAGAACGCCGCGTTGTTGACGACGTTCAATGAAATCGACATGAAACCCGTCATGGAGATTCGTCAAAAATACAAGGACGCGTTTCTCAAGAAGCATGGCGTCAAGTTGGGCTTCATGTCGTTCTTTGCCAAAGCCTCCGTGGAGGCGCTGCGTCGTTATCCAGCGGTGAACGCCGAGATTCGTGAAGACAACGCGATCTTTCGCAACTATCAGGACATCGGGATCGCGATCGGTGGTGGCAAAGGGCTCGTCGTTCCGATCTTGCGAAACGTCGAACGGATGTCGTTTGCCGAAGTCGAATGGTCGATCGGTGACTTCGCTCAGCAAGCAGGCGAGAACCGTCTGCAACCCGAAGACCTGATCGGCGGCACGTTCACCATCAGCAACGGTGGTATCTACGGATCACTGTTGAGCACACCCATCGTCAACCCGCCACAAAGCGGCATCCTTGGTTTGCACAGCATCCAAGATCGCCCGGTCGCGATCGACGGCAAAGTCGAGATCCGGCCGATGATGTACGTCGCGTTGACTTACGATCACCGAATCGTGGACGGCCGCGAAGCTGTGGGATTCTTGAAAACCATCAAAGAAGTGATCGAAGACCCCGCACGATTGTTCCTGGAACTTTAA